From one Babesia bovis T2Bo chromosome 3, whole genome shotgun sequence genomic stretch:
- a CDS encoding variant erythrocyte surface antigen-1 beta subunit: MALLRKIAASTTCSGGTEVIRTLIDQLALGLQKWVGWKDKEDECCLKGDKGIGKKCKCSTGGVSGCCSTSSGTTCHQCSKCGTTASGPDQKCYQSAYSKTEALWTTIVNGTKGSAGGSGSAGSAVGGKGGSGVAAATADPIRAAQEVHLLARIFLGSVCLIWSGLSQLGFLTGSGSDPRWSTSSLHKIDDADQAGLGSFMAAMGYDLDRLNQGSGTGQKGEFVQKLLNGEQPAKDGIKWNEFKNGTSKDSVAEYYSTIYGAASAGKDKKTEDICKEYPLLVLHILASGYFRAGSAGAKGVTTPASPAPPKKPDTETTKKDDTPRKPRTIREILYWLSALPYSEKYKGLVGRMGDKYPKKETNPQETVEQIELYNDSSTSVSTTLQRKDITHYLLAACGYCPLVLIGIQGTIATSGKESATQGAGGAGAGADQKKCPNHSKDRNYRCTLEDANKAPATPQAQSSTSELQPGEVCYGGYHLEVSKFGPLHGMYANGLFGFQMEISPAQCLDQLRIYVYHCFYQLYFLRKQCSTAVEGGVGGGSSVVLGWQSCRYGSGVNPNAGVNISSSWLCETQGGTDCQCKKSASHKSPLMYFLCDALGSMACKKTIGKSSDSETNPYPDIEDHMNKSVDSNGKEQGPHRDYPQLCPVPMGWSNESTGSSTSGGQVRVNHFKDLTQTHKTGTLTTIPPGKEKYPAHCTGNTLSHLLEYYCDPGKCQSGTLVVLLRLLACITPTVPRTLGDLFGFYYYIVYIEGQSGGGQQGVHEKLVEFEKESKLHMPSIGGGPDAVVEALTKWNGNSSSAVGGACQHKADGGSLKTLYGCSNGKNNCCQYLSPLSGQQYGQLSPAMAGTYLSWLVYLIGEFQGGLKGLKGEFQGISCTEAECKNGKF, from the exons ATGGCACTTCTACGTAAAAT CGCTGCCAGTACTACCTGCTCTggtggcaccgaggtcataaggacactgatagaccagttggcactgggactacagaagtgggttgggtggaaGGATAAGGAAGATGAGTGTTGTCTGAAGGGGGATAAAGGAATAGGAAAGAAATGTAAAtgtagtactggtggtgTTAGCGGGTGTTGTAGTActagtagtggtactacttgtCATCAGTGTAGCAagtgtggtaccactgCTAGTGGTCCTGAccaaaaatgctaccagTCGGCATATAGCAAGACGGAAGCCCTATGGACTACCATAGTCAATGGTACCAAAG gtagtgcCGGAGGAAGTGGATCGGCTGGTAGTGCAGTAGGTGGTAaaggtggtagtggtgTAGCTGCTGCCACTGCAGACCCAATTAGAGCCGCCCAGG aggtccacctcctggcccgtattttcctagggtcagtatgtctcatctggagtggactcagtcagttggggttcctaactgGAAGTGGGAGTGATCCGAGGTGGTCAACAAGTAGTTTGCACAAGATAGATGACGCTGACCAGGCcggtctcggctcattcatggcggccatgggctatgacctggataggttgaatcaggggagtggtacag gtcaGAAAGGAGAGTTTGTGCAAAAACTGTTGAATGGAGAGCAACCTGCTAAGGACGGGATTAAGTGGAACGAATTCAAGAATGGCACTAGCAAGG acagtgtagctgagtactacagcACTATCTATGGTGCAGCTAGTGCTGGCAAGGACAAGAAAACAGAAGACATTTGTAAGGagtaccccctattggtactccacatcctggccagtgggtacttcagggcaggcaGTGCCGGGGCGAAGGGAGTGACTACGCCGGCTTCGCCGGCGCCACCAAAGAAGCCCGATACTGAAACTACCAAGAAAGACGATACACCCAGGAAACCACGTACaatccgtgagatcctctactggctaagtgcgTTGCCCTATAGTGAGAAGTACAAGGGACTGGTAGGGAGGATGGGAGATAAGTATCCAAAGAAAGAGACTAATCCACAGGAAACAGTGGAACAGATAGAACTCTACAATGATAGCAGTACTTCTGTCAGTACCACTCTCCAGCGTAAGGacattacccactacctactggccgcctgtggctactgcccactggtactcatcggtatccaggggaccatagctACCAGTGGCAAAGAGAGTGCTACACAAG gtgcaGGAGGAGCTGGTGCTGGTGCTGACCAGAAGAAGTGTCCCAATCATAGTAAAGACCGTAATTATAGATGTACCCTTGAAGACGCCAACAAGGCACCGGCCACTCCCCAGGCACAGTCTTCCACTAGTGAACTCCAGCCCGGTGAGgtctgctacggcgggtaccacctggaagtctccaagtttg gccccctccatgggatgtacgccaatgggctctttggcttccagatGGAGATTAGTcccgcccagtgcctggaccaactgaggatatatgtctaccactgcttctaccagctctatttcctgaggaagcaaTGCAGTACTGCTGTGGAAGGGGGAGTAGGAGGAGGGAGCTCAGTAGTGCTGGGCTGGcagagttgtaggtatggtagtggagtgaATCCAAATGCTGGAGTGAACATTTCATCGTCTTGGTTATGTGAAACACAAG GTGGTACGGACTGTCAGTGCAAGAAGAGCGCCAGTCATAAATCACCACTGATGTACTTCTTGTGTGATGCGTTGGGTTCCATGGCATGCAAAAAGACAATAGGCAAGAGTTCCGATAGTGAGACGAATCCCTATCCGGATATCGAGGATCATATGAACAAATCGGTAGATTCTAATGGAAAAGAACAGGGTCCACACCGAGACTATCCTCAGTTATGCCCTGTCCCAATGGGTTGGAGTAATGAAAGTACTGGCAGTAGCACTAGCGGTGGCCAAGTCAGAGTgaaccacttcaaag atttaaCCCAGACGCATAAGACAGGGACACTGACCACTATTCCAccag GCAAAGAGAAGTACcctgcccactgcactgggaatacactgTCACATCTCCTGGaatactactgtgacccagGAAAGTGCCAGagtggcaccctagtggtactactgagactGCTGGCATGTATCactcccacggtgccacggacactgggtgacctctttgggttctattactatatagtgtacATTGAAGGACAAAGTGGTGGAGGACAGCAGGGAGTGCATGAGAAGCTAGTAGAGTTCGAGAAGGAATCTAAACTGCACATGCCGTCTATTGGTGGTGGTCCTGATGCAGTGGTCGAGGCACTGACAAAGTGGAACG gtaATAGTAGTAGTGCTGTTGGTGGTGCATGCCAGCACAAAGCCGATGGAGGCTCCCTAAAGACCCTCTATGGATGCAGTAATGGAAAAAACAACTGTTGTCAATACCTCTCTCCTCTtagtggccagcagtatgggcagttgagtccagcgatggccgggacctacctgtcatggttggtctatttgataggggAGTTCCAGGGAGGGCTGAAGGGGTTGAAAGGGGAGTTTCAGGGGATTAGTTGCACAGAAGCAGAGTGTAAAAATGGTAAGTTCTAG
- a CDS encoding variant erythrocyte surface antigen-1 beta subunit — MDHLALGLQKWVGWEEGDQDICCLKGDGSTKQSTGIGKACTCSSTGGGATCCTGGTGGSATTCHECKSCGTGPSASDPNNKCYLSAYNKTDAQWTNIVNGTPGSAGSADLVKAAQDVHLLARIFLGSVCLIWSGLSQLGFLTGGGNNKRWKDSKLHEIEIDANKGLGSFMAAMGYDLERLNQGADEKQCVSGALYSNLSDDDHVILLNIMERYDSTTSVPTSTAEKYYDSTDETIQSPTPRSYYLLIMSLHRSFYNTLHLDIPMPL, encoded by the exons ATGGACcacttggcactgggactacagaagtgggttgggtgggAGGAAGGGGATCAGGATATctgttgtcttaagggagATGGTAGTACTAAACAAAGTACGGGGATAGGGAAGGCGTGTACatgtagtagtactggtggtggtgcCACTTGTTGTACCGGTGGTACTGGTGGTAGTGCTACTACTTGTCATGAATGCAAGTCGTGTGGTACTGGTCCTAGTGCTAGTGATCCTAACAACAAATGCTACCTCTCGGCCTACAACAAGACGGATGCTCAATGGACCAACATAGTCAATGGTACACCAG GTAGTGCCGGTAGTGCCGACCTAGTGAAGGCCGCCCAGG AtgtccacctcctggcccgtattttcctagggtcagtatgcctcatctggagtggactcagtcagttggggttcctaacggGTGGTGGCAACAATAAGAGGTGGAAGGATAGTAAGCTGCACGAGATAGAGATTGATGCCAATAAGGGTCTCGGTTCATTCATGGctgccatgggctatgacctggagaggttgaatcagggaGCAG ATGAAAAACAATGTGTTTCTGGAGCTCTATATAGTAATCTTTCTGACGATGATCATGTGATATTGCTGAATATCATGGAACGGTACGACAGCACTACTTCGGTACCAACtagtactgctgagaaATATTATGACTCTACCGATGAAACCATTCAATCCCCCACACCCCGTAGTTATTATCTGCTTATAATGAGCCTTCATAGAAGCTTCTATAACACACTTCACTTGGACATACCCATGCCTCTGTAA
- a CDS encoding variant erythrocyte surface antigen-1 alpha subunit, whose translation MKWKDPDQSSNEGHHLGRRCTKCMDSGGNAHTCSCITGGGTQCTAEKCKCALAGKCCKCCCKDKCSSGCAGEKAKCICIEQEDHQGTNNRGHRIYKDTYQSAYGGIVSFDSYVGGTKQAYRQPIWNDLNGTLLGGNTILDLRDKLTPSQRRHQCARILLGSVCLIWSSITYMYWTGKYHKSSPRWNNHILDGSGLDDGTLSQWLQALGFPKDMLNNHGPGNRWDAIIWDGLRDKLYLGFPDTGNGANVHGIDDNANTFRQPAGMNYAGYIHTLDKGAFDKEGPFKDGTDNGTDTNQDKRGALYKLHIVSCSYFTGLQKKTPPKAENRTPKTIREILYWLSALPYSQAYTKIMDHCKEKLDDIFKDSSQQKLSFTFKPDARPFTVQQVDLYAHFQAVTQYCPLVLIGIQGGLGKSTGNTKGTDSPAIHSLYANSQCSFTYPTVSIQAYNQVVHYIRALFYQLYFLRKQCEVKVAMGGKWRECRYGKDLVSKGVISWMCLGCNPMEHDRKCRVKEMGNKLNKLPLGSNGSDAGKLKDVLEKIGEVVVQLGNAQQALEGKDKDAMKGVIKKLGEAKMALEGAKNGLNGKLKEAKTALDNLTGNNGGSNGKLKDVETKLGSAAR comes from the coding sequence atgaaatggaaagaTCCCGATCAGAGCAGTAATGaaggacaccacctagGAAGGAGGTGTACGAAGTGTATGGATAGTGGTGGTAATGCGCATACTTGTAGCTGTATTACTGGTGGCGGCACGCAGTGTACTGCTGAGAAGTGTAAATGCGCTttagcaggcaaatgctgcaagtgttgttgtaaggatAAGTGTAGTAGTGGGTGTGCTGGAGAAAAGGCTAAGTGTATCTGTATCGAACAGGAGGACCATCAGGGGACGAATAACCGTGGCCATCGTATATACAAGGACACTTATCAGTCGGCATATGGAGGGATAGTCAGCTTCGATTCATACGTAGGTGGAACGAAACAGGCATACCGACAACCTATATGGAATGACCTCAATGGTACGTTACTTGGTGGCAACACCATCCTAGATCTACGTGACAAGTTGACGCCCTCCCAACGTcgccaccaatgtgcccgtatcctcctagggtcagtatgtctcatctggagtagcattacttatatgtattggactggaAAGTACCATAAAAGTAGCCCCCGGTGGAACAACCATATCCTGGACGGCAGTGGCCTAGATGACGGTACCCTGTCCCAATGgttacaggccctagggtttcctaaggatatgttgaataaccatggtcctggaaatagatgggatgctattatatgggatgggttaAGGgataagttatatttgggattcccggaTACTGGTAATGGTGCTAATGTCCATGGCATTGACGATAATGCtaatacattcagacaaccagctggtatgaactatgcagGATACATACATACCTTAGATAAGGGTGCATTTGATAAGGAGGGACCCTTCAAGGAtggcactgacaatgggACCGACACTAATCAGGACAAACGAGGTGCCTTGTACAAGCTCCATATTGTATCATGTTCCTATTTTACTGGATTGCAGAAAAAGACTCCGCCGAAGGCGGAGAATCGGACTCCTAAGACCATCCGagagatcctatactggctaagtgcattgccctatagtcaggcgTATACAAAGATAATGGATCACTGTAAGGAGAAGCTAGATGATATATTCAAGGATAGTAGCCAGCAAAAGCTCTCCTTCACCTTTAAGCCAGATGCACGGCCCTTCACAGTACAACAGGTTGACCTCTAcgcccacttccaagcagtgacccagtactgcccactggtcctcataggtatccagggtggcCTAGGCAAAAGCACTGGTAAcactaaaggcactgattctcctgccattcactcccTCTATGCCAACTCTCAGTGCTCCTTCACatatcccactgtgtcaatccaagcatacaaccaggtggtacactacattagggctctgttctatcaactctatttcctaaggaagcaatgtgaAGTAAAAGTTGCTATGGGAGGTAAATGGCGcgagtgtaggtatggcaaGGATCTGGTgtccaagggggtaatcagctggatgtgcctggggtgtaaccccatggaacatgataggaaatgtAGGGTAAAGGAGATGGGGAACAAACTCAACAAACTGCCATTAGGATCGAATGGCAGTGATGCAGGCAAGCTAAAGGATGTACtggagaagattggtgaagtagtggtacaattgggtaatgcccagcaggcattggaagggaaggaTAAGGATGCGATGAAGGGGGTTATAAAGAAACTAGGGGAGGCTAAGATGGCACTGGAGGGGGCTAAGAATGGGCTGAATGGGAAACTAAAGGAAGCTAAGACGGCACTAGATAATCTGACAGGGAATAATGGTGGTAGTAATGGAAAGCTAAAGGATGTGGAGACGAAACTAGGGTCGGCAGCTAGGTGA
- a CDS encoding variant erythrocyte surface antigen-1 alpha subunit yields the protein MAGTYLSWLVYLIGEFQGGLKGLKGEFQGISCTEAECKNVGAAGAVPGCGGGQCQAGTHGKPCDGGDGVCKCTSVVSCTGVLPVLYKYGFGYGDVKCICGLAAAVTDLLQSVELEYNGYQGEAKDKGASQEEVTNRLNGLFSLVQGLGGTAVVRTYIDQLAQVLSALVGWSRIVQCEKGSGCGGNPHGKGKCEYLKDLTPNDMSCGKCGCLKVGPDNHHLGRGCTKCDGDKCGNTGSGGGCQCKCKDGTCTRAGDAVDNCKCDRRCCCTIDTYRSAYRGRYSSESYVEGTITAYRECMWNSSTNTPTRHQCARILLGSVCLIWSGLTYMYWTGKWAKGSPRWNNHILDGSGLDDGTLSQWLQALGFPKGMLNNSGPKNRLDKVIWDGLRDMLFLGFLEPSGLSGDDVKDENGNTARSPFGMNYAGFVHTAHRDSFNTDQATVFPNGTSSSTTDTNLHKCGALYKLYILSCAYFTGLQNKAAPKADNRTPRTIREILYWLSALPYSQAYPKILKHGKDRLTEVLKKPGETESGTDNDQKQLAFHQTGRTAPITVDEFNLFAHFQAVTQYCPLVLIGIHGGLGKGTNNTKEPAIHSLYANSHFSFTYPEVKIQAYNQVVHYIRALFYQLYFLRKQCAVKVALGGKWRECRYGHGVVSKGVISWMCLGCDPMEHDRNYRVENMKKGLDGVVNKLKALEGKDKGAVDGVMELRKGLEAAKSLLDAIGQVVVQLGNAQERLDTGKSDLDGVMKALKKVFSEVNNGSDLKDVLQKVLGEKLCEKVGALEKAGGLKDAKAKATEALKAAKEAVEKQNGTDVDPCKNLVSAAIHGLHKALVLLKEGVKKQIEDRTDQLLKAKKNLSHVFAVGVSVDEEYTTLLNAINQLISLCTSPKCPGCKDHAKKCGQPSNPTVCQTCLQPTTTGVPSPLQAFLEDRLPGFSCDVVRDIEDPDKYPPAASHLGHCNGSGQCCPLPMGFRNQFYSGSIGDMTGSRLYGILYFFSNENMMQSCVYRLVRVTSALSATTPQVLGDVFGFFRGGVGNKEEGKNQSGQQKNCDHTGDPSGSYDENKDKYFCGWCASGLREEVKKIEWIPNGNSTPGGHYMDKVGKALIGIKGEKNDGSGALKSSAATANTSLSRLTENCQYLSPLTGELYTAVSATFGGTYLSWVLYLSDALHSGLESLASEFKQIECRGCKGQCDPNKCKKGSHGTNGGGQCGCQSIVSCTGVLPVLYRHGFSYGNPFNLEGYHQRDGKTDGQYDIEDKKKERTKQCHQFLDSLSAVIDKNKQDTSKVASQNHPLTELLKQVGKLQHDIRLPWIFVLTIAWLVAVLYLAFGAIWPLDWTHMRSHWLRGGAHQWQSMWYKVMTGRKGRVVLEGVENFGQCLVVLLVMF from the exons atggccgggacctacctgtcatggttggtctatttgataggggAGTTCCAGGGAGGGCTGAAGGGGTTGAAAGGGGAGTTTCAGGGGATTAGTTGCACAGAAGCAGAGTGTAAAAATG taggtgcgGCAGGAGCTGTTCCTGGATGTGGTGGTGGACAGTGCCAAGCAGGAACCCATGGTAAACCCTGCGATGGTGGTGACGGAGTATGTAAATGCACCTCTGTggtatcatgtaccggggtactgccggtgttgtacaagtatgggTTCGGGTATGGTGATGTCA aatgcatatgtggcctggcggcggcagtgactgacctactgcagtcagtagaactcgagtacaatg gctatcaaggcGAAGCCAAGGACAAAGGCGCCTCTCAAGAGGAGGTCACTAATCGCCTCAATGGACTattctccctagtccagggactaggtggtactgcagtggtacggacctatatagaccagctggcacaggtactcagtgcactcgttgggtggagtaggatAGTGCAGTGTGAGAAGGGCAGTGGCTGCGGTGGCAATCCACATGGCAAAGGGAAGTGCGAGTATCTGAAGGATTTGACGCCTAACGATATGTCATGTGGAAAGTGTGGGTGTCTTAAGGTAGGCCCTGACAATCATCACCTGGGCAGGGGGTGTACAAAGTGTGATGGAGACAAGTGTGGCAATACtggtagtggtggtggatGTCAGTGTAAGTGCAAAGATGGTACCTGTACCAGGGCTGGTGATGCTGTAGACAACTGCAAATGTGACCGAAGATGTTGCTGTACCATTGATACATATAGATCGGCATACAGAGGAAGATACAGCTCTGAGTCATACGTAGAAGGAACAATCACTGCATACCGAGAATGTATGTGGAATTCATCGACAAATACTCCCACTcgtcaccaatgtgcccgtatcctactagggtcagtatgtctcatttggagtggacttacttatatgtattggactggTAAGTGGGCCAAGGGTAGCCCCCggtggaacaatcacatcctggacggtagtggtctagatgatggcacactatcccaatggcttcaggccctagggtttcctaaaGGGATGTTGAACAATAGTGGGCCAAAGAATAGACTAGATaaggtcatatgggatgggcTTAGGGATATGCTTTTCTTGGGATTCCTGGAGCCTAGTGGTCTCAGTGGTGATGATGTCAAGGACGAAAATGGCAATACAGCGAGAAGTCCTTTCGGTATGAATTACGCTGGATTtgtacatactgcacatagggattcattcaacactGATCAAGCTACTGTCTTCCCTAATGGTACTAGctctagtactactgaCACTAACCTCCACAAATGTGGTGCCTTGTacaagctctatattctatcatgtgcctattttacCGGGTTACAGAACAAGGctgcgccgaaggcggaCAATAGAACCCCTAGGACaatccgtgagatcctctactggcttagtgcattgccctatagtcaggcatatCCAAAGATACTGAAGCATGGTAAGGATAGACTCACAGAAGTACTCAAGAAACCCGGAGAAACTGAATCTGGTACTGACAATGACCAGAAACAACTCGCCTTTCACCAAACAGGCCGCACAGCACCCATTACcgttgatgaattcaacctgtttgctcacttccaagcagtgacccagtactgcccactggtcctcataggtatccatGGTGGACTAGGAAAAGGCACTAACAACACCAAAGAacctgccattcactcccTGTATGCCAACTCTCACTTCTCCTTCACCTACCCAGAAGTTAAGAttcaagcatacaaccaggtggtacactacattagggctctattctatcaactctatttccttaggaagcaatgtgcagttaaAGTGGCTCTAGGAGGGAAGTGGCGtgaatgtaggtatggtCATGGAGTGGTgtccaagggggtaattagctggatgtgcctggggtgtgaccccatggaacatgataggaattATAGGGTGGAGAATATGAAGAAGGGATTGGATGGGGTAGTAAATAAGCtaaaggcattggaagggaaggaTAAGGGGGCTGTAGATGGGGTGATGGAGTTGAGAAAGGGACTTGAGGCGGCAAAGTCACTATTGGATGCAATAGGtcaggtagtggtacaattgggtaatgcccaggagaGGTTGGATACGGGAAAGTCAGATCTAGACGGAGTGATGAAGGCACTAAAGAAAGTATTTTCAGAGGTGAATAATGGAAGTGATCTAAAGGATGTACTACAGAAGGTACTAGGGGAAAAGTTGTGTGAGAAGGTGGGggcactagagaaggcGGGTGGACTAAAGGATGCTAAGGCTAAGGCTACAGAGGCACTAAAGGCGGCTAAGGAGGCAGTAGAAAAGCAGAACGGTACTGATGTTGATCCATGTAAGAACCTAGTGAGTGCTGCTATCCATGGGTTACACAAGGCATTGGTGCTATTGAAGGAGGGAGTGAAGAAGCAGATAGAGGACAGGACAGATCAACTACTGAAAGCAAAAAAGAATCTATCGCATGTATTTGCAGTAGGTGTATCGGTTGATGAAGAGTACACCACACTGCTCAATGCCATTAACCAGCTTATCTCCCTATGCacctctcccaagtgcccaGGATGTAAAGACCACGCCAAGAAGTGTGGTCAACCATCAAATCCCACTGTCTGTCAGACCTGCCTCcaacccactaccactggtgtcccctcccccctccaggcattcctggaAGACAGGTTGCCAGGGTTTAGTTGTGATGTAGTACGAGACATAGAGGACCCGGACAAGTACCCAcctgctgcatcccacttaggacactgtaatggctcAGGTCAGTGCTGTCCACTGCCAATGGGATTTAGAAatcaattctatagtggcagCATCGGTGATATGACTGGCTCAAGACTCTATGGCATCCtatacttcttcagtaacgagaacatgatgcaatcATGTGTCTATAGGCTAGTCAGGGTAACTTCcgcactcagtgccactacaccacaggtattgggtgatgtattcgggttctttaggggaGGTGTAGGAAATAAAGAGGAGGGAAAGAACCAGAGTGGACAGCAGAAGAACTGTGATCACACAGGGGATCCAAGTGGATCTTATGATGAGAACAAGGACAAATACTTTTGCGGttggtgtgcctctgggttacgggaagaggtaaagaagatagagtggatacccAATGGGAacagtactccaggagGGCACTACATGGACAAAGTCGGTAAAGCGCTAATAGGTATTAAGGGAGAGAAAAAcgatggtagtggtgctCTAAAGTCCAGTGCTGCTACTGCCAATACCTCCCTCTCAAGACTCACTgagaactgccagtacctctcccccctaacaggtgaactctataccgcagtgagtgccactttcggtggaacatacctctcatgggtactgtacctatcagatgcacttcattcaggactagagtcactTGCTAGTGAGTTCAAGCAAATTGAATGCCGTGGCTGTAAGGGAcagtgtgaccccaataagtgcaagaagggaagtCATGGTACCAATGGTGGtggacagtgtggatgccaatcaatcgtatcatgtactGGGGTGCTACCAGTactgtatagacatggatTCAGCTATGGTAAtccattcaatctggaggggtaccaccAGAGGGATGGAAAGACGGATGGACAGTATGACATTGAAGATAAGAAGAAAGAGCGTACTAAGCAGTGCCATCAATTCTTGGACAGTCTCAGTGCAGTGATTGACAAGAACAAGCAGGACACATCTAAGGTCGCCTCTCAGAATCATCCCCTGACAGAGCTACTAAAGcaggtcggcaagctccaacacgacatacggctcccctggatctttgtactgaccatagcctggctagtagcggtactctacctagcatttggtgccatatggccactggactggacacatatgaggtcacattggttacggggtggagcacaccagtggcagtctatgtggtataaggtgatgacgggacggaAGGGAAGAGTAGTGCTGGAGGGGGTGGAAAATTTTGGTCAATGTTTAGTAGTGCTTTTAGTAATGTTTTAG
- a CDS encoding putative integral membrane protein has protein sequence MDITNCTTIVLVLLWLYLCCQALGFLVSLIDAGNATAIPTTTTLSIVLLGVCLWQCKNAGYLVQPMTWYHWMLLALLVVLQVMAVVLERQGWGLWNSLFIKSTHPIYAVAVVLLGILGGTLYCGWKCNLFCRPCCKSQYICYGSAIVLVLVVLVVLAVTVSLIRFVEEDGYDYSRRIDDNKAGTVMHTISYLGNMAVPCTQCYAMALIWNTILKLPYTVLEVVALIASTLAVASILAVAVPKSASEDEDEGGGSVLLITTGCPLLSVHLLALGITLYCLEYKRVFYWPKDCMCFGILAAVVILIALVAMAMASTEDHRNRLGDMSYTLLGYSMVLMVPTLWYAYRCGLLTWCFPKKKNLNGTDTAENTAADTDIAKES, from the coding sequence ATGGATATAACTAACTGTACTACTATAGTACTGGTCCTTCTATGGCTCTACTTGTGCTGCCAGGCACTGGGTTTCTTGGTGTCCCTGATAGACGCAGGCAACGCTACAGCAAtacccactaccactacactCTCTATTGTGTTGCTAGGTGTCTGTTTGTGGCAATGCAAAAATGCTGGGTATCTAGTACAACCAATGACCTGGTACCACTGGATGCTACTGGCACTACTAGTAGTACTACAGGTAATGGCAGTGGTATTGGAGCGACAGGGTTGGGGTCTTTGGAATTCTTTATTCATCAAATCGACACATCCCATTTACGCTGTTGCAGTAGTACTGCTGGGTAtactaggtggtaccctATACTGTGGATGGAAGTGTAACCTATTCTGTAGACCATGTTGCAAAAGCCAGTACATTTGCTATGGTAGTGCAATAGTTTTAGTGCTAGTCGTACTAGTAGTTCTGGCAGTAACGGTATCACTGATACGGTTTGTTGAGGAAGACGGTTACGACTATAGTCGACGCATTGACGACAATAAAGCAGGTACCGTAATGCATACTATAAGCTACCTTGGTAACATGGCAGTACCCTGTACTCAGTGTTATGCCATGGCATTGATATGGAACACTATACTAAAGCTACCGTATACTGTATtggaagtagtggcattaaTAGCATCAACACTTGCAGTGGCCTCTATATTGGCTGTGGCAGTTCCCAAGAGTGCTAGTGAGGATGAAGATGAAGGCGGCGGCTCAGTATTACTCATTACTACAGGGTGTCCCCTCCTATCGGTTCATCTATTGGCCCTAGGCATTACCTTGTACTGCCTGGAGTATAAAAGGGTATTCTACTGGCCCAAGGATTGCATGTGCTTCGGGATATTAGCAGCAGTTGTAATACTGATAGCACTGGTAGCAATGGCAATGGCAAGTACGGAGGATCATCGAAACAGACTAGGTGATATGTCATACACCCTCCTGGGCTACTCAATGGTACTGATGGTACCGACAttgtggtatgcataccgatGTGGTCTACTTACATGGTGTTTCCCCAAGAAGAAGAATTTGAATGGTACAGACACTGCTGAAAACACTGCAGCagacactgatatcgcaaaggaATCATAG